GCGCATCAGCAACGCCGACGCCGTCCATGTTGACGTCATGGACAACCATTTCGTGCCGAACCTGACACTCGGTTTGCCGGTGGTTGAGAGGATCCAGGCGGTCAGCCCGGTTCCGCTGGACGCGCACCTCATGATTTCCGACGCCGACCGCTGGGCTCCGGCTTACGCTGACGCTGGCGTCGCGTCGGTTACTTTCCATGCTGAAGCGGCCATGGCGCCGGTCAAGCTGGCCCGTGAACTGCGTGCGCGGGGATCCAAAGCCGGTATGGCGTTGCGTCCAGCCACCCCTGTGGAGCCATACCTGGACATGCTCAGTGAGCTGGACATGCTGTTGATCATGACGGTGGAGCCCGGATTCGGGGGCCAGTCGTTCCTTGACATCACCTTGCCCAAGATTCGACGCGCCCGTGCGGCCATTGAGGGGTCGGGCATCGGCGTCGCAATCCAGGTGGACGGTGGCATCACCGAAGAGACCATCGTCCGCGCGGCCGAAGCCGGTGCGAATGTCTTTGTCGCGGGATCAGCCGTCTACGGTCACCAGGACCCGGCGGAGGCCATCAACCGGCTTCGGGCGGCCGGGAAGGCCGCCGCAGCGGCGAAAGCCTGACGGCCGTCACGGATGTTACGAAGATGGCTGGGAATAGCCTGGACTTCTTTGTAGTTGTGGCAGAATAACAACACACATACGTGCTCCGGGGTCGGTGTAAGTCCGAACCGGCGGTTATAGTCCGCGACCCGCAAGCCATCAGGACCCAAGTTATTTGGGGCTTGGCGGCGAACGGTTGAATCGGTGAAATTCCGGTACCGACAGTTAAAGTCTGGATGGGAGAAGCACGTACAGTCATGCCGTGGGCGTTCCTTCAGTGACGCCCGGCATTGCGCTGTCGTACACCCCCGGAGTCATCGCGGCTTACTGGGAAGGAACGGCATGGACTTACTGCGATGGCTCTTCGAAGCACAGATCCCCGTTGGAGGATCTGCTCTTGTCTTACGCGAAGTGCTAGGAAACATTTTTGGGCTACTCAGCGCCCTCGGCGGCATGCGCCGAAAAGTCTGGGCATGGCCGATGGGTATCGTCGGCAACATCCTTCTGCTCACGGTGTTCCTCGGCAACGTTTTTGGTGCAGCCGCCCCTGCAACGCTGTGGGGCCAGGCCGGGCGGCAGGTCATGTTCATCGCTGTCGCCGTCTACGGCTGGTACCGGTGGCGCCAAGGGCGCGAATCGAGCTCGCAGGGCCCCGCGATCGTTCCCGGCTGGGCCAGTACCAAGGTCCGCATTGCCCTGATCGGTGCGATGATCGCAGGCACCGCCGCGTTGACTCCGCTGTTCGACGCCCTTGGCTCGTACCCCCCGGTCTGGGCCGATGCCTGGACTTTCATGGGGTCGCTGCTGGCTACCTACGGCATGGCC
This Paenarthrobacter sp. GOM3 DNA region includes the following protein-coding sequences:
- the rpe gene encoding ribulose-phosphate 3-epimerase; protein product: MSQCCINPSILSADFVNLEAELQRISNADAVHVDVMDNHFVPNLTLGLPVVERIQAVSPVPLDAHLMISDADRWAPAYADAGVASVTFHAEAAMAPVKLARELRARGSKAGMALRPATPVEPYLDMLSELDMLLIMTVEPGFGGQSFLDITLPKIRRARAAIEGSGIGVAIQVDGGITEETIVRAAEAGANVFVAGSAVYGHQDPAEAINRLRAAGKAAAAAKA
- the pnuC gene encoding nicotinamide riboside transporter PnuC is translated as MDLLRWLFEAQIPVGGSALVLREVLGNIFGLLSALGGMRRKVWAWPMGIVGNILLLTVFLGNVFGAAAPATLWGQAGRQVMFIAVAVYGWYRWRQGRESSSQGPAIVPGWASTKVRIALIGAMIAGTAALTPLFDALGSYPPVWADAWTFMGSLLATYGMARGWTEFWLIWVAVDIVGVPLLFSAGYYASAVMYLFYGFFTLTGFFVWWRAEKRERILVHPGAAPVGAAR